The DNA window AACTCAGACAGCCCTTCTGCATATCAATGGACCGATCGTGGACCGGGCAGAGGTCAGACGTTATCTGGATATGCTGCAGACCAGCAGTCCTTCCTATGTTCTGATGGCCAGTATCGATTACTGTATCCATCAGCTGGAAACCTGCGGCGGAAAGCTGTGGCCGCCTTATGTGGAGCGACTGGAACGTCTGCGAAAAGAACTGGCAGGACTGCGGCGGCTTAAGCTGGTCCAGCGGCCGGATCAAGACCCTTCTAAACTGGTGATCCAGGGGACAGGAGCAGGGATGAATGGGCGGGAGCTATATAAGCTTTTGCTGGACAAATACCAGCTTCAAATGGAGATGGCGGCCGGCGGCTACGTGCTGGCCATGACTTCGCCAGGTGATACAGATGAGGGGATGGAACGGCTTTCCAGGGCATTATTTGACATTGATGAAATGTCTGGTTTGATGTATAATGCTAGCAAGCCTTATAGTGAAGTACAGTATCCGAGGCTGGAGCAGGTGTTTACCAGCGCGGAGGCTGCCAGAAGGCGGGAAGGCGGCCATGGGCGGAGCATCTCCTGGGAAGAGAGCGAGGGCGCTGTTTCGATGGAGTACGCCTACTTGTATCCTCCCGGAATTCCGCTGATCGTGCCGGGAGAGAGGATCAATGCCGAGGCGGTGGAAATCCTGAAACGCCGCCGGGAGCAGGGCTTCTTCGTGGAAGGTCTGGAACAAGACGGACGGATCGAGGTTTGGACAAATGGGTAAAATATACTATATCATGGGGAAAAGTTCTTCTGGAAAGGACACCATGTATAAAGAACTGCAAAAACGTTTTCCGGCTCTGAAACGGGTGGTTCTATATACCACGCGGCCGGTCCGGGAAGGAGAGCGGGATGGCGTAGAGTATTTCTTTGTTTCACAGGAACGGCTGGAGCAGTTCCAGAGAGAAGGCAGGCTGATCGAGCTGCGCACGTATCATACGGTGTGCGGAGACTGGAAATATGCTACTGTGGATGACGGACAGATACGGCTTGATGAGGCGGATTACCTGATGATCGGGACATTGGAATCTTATCAGAAGATGAAGGAATATTTTGGTGAAACGGTTTTGGTTCCTATCTATATAGAAGTAGAGGATGGGGAGCGGCTAAGCCGGGCGCTGGATCGTGAGAGGCGCCAGATGGTCCCAAGATATGACGAACTGTGCAGACGGTTTCTGGCGGACAAGGAAGATTTCTCCGAAGAGAATCTGAGAAAGGCCGGGATCACCAGAAGATACAGAAATCAAGATCAGTTACAATGTTTAGAAGAAATTGCAGAGGGAATACAGTATGGGAAGTTTTAAAAATGTGGTGGGCCATAAGGACATCATCAAGTATATCCAAAACGCGGTGACAGAAGATAAGGTATCACACGCTTATATTTTGAATGGAGAGAGGGGATCCGGGAAAAAGATGCTGGCCAATCTTTTTGCCGCCACTCTTCTGTGTGAAAGAAAGGGGCCGGATCCGTGCAATGAATGCCATTCCTGTATCCAGGCGGAGAGCGGCAATCATCCGGATATTATCCGGGTGGTCCATGAGAAGCCTGGAAGCATCAGTGTGGACGATATCCGTGAACAGGTGAATCAGACGGTTTCCGTGAAACCTTACCAGGGTCCGTATAAGGTCTACATCATTCCAGAAGCAGATCTCATGACGGTCCAGGCTCAGAACGCGCTTCTGAAGACCATTGAAGAGCCGCCGGAGTATGTGGTGATCCTGTTGCTTACGGAGAACGCGGATCTGCTGCTTCCTACCATTACCTCTCGCTGTGTGATGTTAAAGCTTAGGAATATCAAGGATACATTGATCAAAAAGTATCTGATGGAAAAGCTGGAGGTGCCGGACTATAAAGCAGATATCTGTACAGCATTTGCCCAGGGGAATATGGGACGGGCGATCATGCTGGCTGGTTCCGAGCATTTTAATGAGATTCGGGAGGAGGCGCTCCAGCTTCTGAAATATATCCATGAGATGGAGATGGACGAGATCATCGAAGCGGTAAACCATATTACCACATATAAGCTGGAGATCAATGATTATCTGGATATCCTGATGGTATGGTACCGGGATGTGCTGATGTATAAGGCCACCAAGGACGTAGAGAAAGTGGTGTTTAAGGACCAGATCAATGTGATCAAGGAACAGGTGAAGAAAAGCTCTTACGAAGGGATCGAGCTGATCCTGGAAAGCCTTGAGAAGGCAAAGACCAGGCTGAAGGCAAATGTGAATTTTGAACTGACCATGGAGCTTTTGTTCCTGACGATAAAGGAGAATTAACGGTATGACAAATATAATAGGAGTAAGATTCCGCACAGCCGGGAAGATCTATTACTTCTCGCCGGGGAAATTCAATCCCAAGCTTGGCGATAAGGTGATCGTAGAGACCGCAAGAGGCGTAGAGTTTGGATCCGTGGTACTGGGGCCAAAAGAGGTGGAGGACAGTAAGATCACCCAGCCATTGAAATCGGTGATCCGGCTGGCCACAGCGGAAGATGTGAAAAAAGAGGAGAAAAACCGGGAGAAGGAAAAAGAAGCGTTTGGAATCTGCCTGGAGAAGATCCGTAAACACGGACTGGAGATGAAGCTGATCGATGCGGAATATACCTTCGACAACAATAAGGTGTTATTCTATTTCACCGCGGACGGGCGGATCGATTTCCGTGAGCTGGTCAAAGATCTGGCCAGTGTATTCCGCACCAGGATCGAGCTGCGGCAGATTGGCGTCCGGGATGAAACGAAGATCAGGGGCGGGATCGGTATCTGCGGACGGCCTCTTTGCTGCCACACTTATCTGACAGAATTTGCCCCTGTATCTATCAAAATGGCGAAAGAGCAGAATCTTTCCCTGAACCCGACGAAGATCTCAGGGGTCTGCGGGCGGCTGATGTGCTGTCTGACTAACGAGGAAGAGACCTACGAAGAACTGAACAGCCACCTTCCATCCAACGGCGACCATGTGATCACGCCGGAAGGCCTGAAAGGGGACGTGCAGGCAGTCAATGTGCTGCGGCAGTTGGTAAAAGTGGTAGTAAACCTGGACAACGACGAGAAAGAAATCCGGGAATATAAGGCGTCTGAACTGAAATTTAAGCCGAGGCGGAAGAAAAAGGACGCTAAGCTGTCAAAAGAAGAGATGGCACAGTTAAAAGGGCTGGAAGAGAAAAATGGAAAATCAAAACTGGACGACGCCTGATCTAAAAGACGGAGAACGTGTGGACGACCTGCAGATCAAAGGATATAAGATCATTCAGAATCCTGGGAGATTCTGTTTTGGAATGGATGCGGTACTGCTTTCTTCTTTCGCGAAGGTGCGCAAGGGAGAGCGGGCGCTGGACCTGGGGACAGGGACAGGAATCCTGCCTATCCTGCTGGAAGCAAAGAACGAAGGCGGTTCTTATGTAGGTTTGGAAATACAGAAGGAAAGCGCGGATATGGCAAAAAGAAGCGTCCGGCTTAACCATTTGGAGGATCGGATCCAGATCGTGACAGGAGATATCAAAGAGGCGGCAGCAGTATTCGGCGCGGCCTCTTTTGCCGTTATTACAGTCAATCCGCCTTATATGATCGGAGATCACGGATTAAAAAATGAGAAGGAAGCGCTGTATATTGCCCGGCATGAAGTCCTGTGCACGCTGGATGACATTTTAAGACAGAGCAGTAAAGTCCTGAAGGATAAAGGAAGATTTTACATGGTGCACCGCCCGTTCCGGCTGCCGGAGATACTGAGAAAGATGTGGGAGTATAAGCTTGAGCCAAAGCGGATGCAGCTTGTCCACCCGCAGATCGGCAAGGAACCCAATATGGTGCTTTTGGAAGGCGTGAAAGGCGGGAATCCCCGACTGAAGGTGGAACCGCCGCTGATCGTTTACCAGGAGGATGGAAACTATACGCCGAAGCTTTTGGAGATTTATTCCCAGGGAATTAAAAACGGGTAGGAGAAAGGGAGAAAAAGATGGCAGGTACGCTGTATTTATGCGCGACACCAATTGGAAATCTGGAAGATATCAGTTTCCGCGCTCTTCGGATCTTAAAAGAAGCAGATCTGATCGCGGCGGAAGACACCCGCAACAGCATCAAACTGCTGAATCATTTTGAGATCAAGACGCCAATGACCAGCTATCATGAATACAATAAGATCGAGAAGGGAAGAAAGCTGGTAGAAAGACTCCAGAAAGGAGAGAATATTGCCTTGATCACGGATGCGGGGACGCCGGGGATCTCGGATCCAGGGGAGGAATTGACTGCTATGTGCCACGAGGCGGGAATCCAGGTAACGGCAGTTCCCGGCCCGGCTGCTTGCGTGACGGCCCTTACCATATCCGGTCTGCCAACGAAGCGGTTTGCCTTTGAAGCGTTCCTTCCCGCAGAGAAGAAACCGCGCCAGAATATTTTGGAAGAATTAAAAGAAGAAACCCGGACGATCGTACTCTATGAGGCGCCTCATCGCTTGGTGAAAACGCTGGAAGCGCTTCGGGATGCGCTGGGCGACCGGCGGATGAGCCTCTGCCGGGAATTGACGAAAAAGCATGAAGAAGTGTTCCAGACCACACTGGAAGCAGCAATAGAAAGATACCGGGAACAGCAGCCCAAGGGAGAATATGTTCTGGTGATCCAGGGAAAAGATCAAAAAGAGATCCAGCGAGAACGGGAAGAGAGTTGGAAAGAAATGGACTTAAAGGAGCATATGGACTATTATCTGCGGCAGGGGATGGAAAAGAAGGAAGCCATGAAGCAGGTGGCCAAAGACAGGGGAGTAAGTAAAAGAGAGATTTACCGGGAGCTTTTATAGATTTCGTCAACTTGTATAGAAAATAAAAAAAAGATTGTTCAACTTGGGCATGGCTCAGGTTGGACTTTTTTTATATACTTTTTACCAGAGTGATCGATAGCAAAGAGATTCTTAGAAACGATTAGGAGGAAAATTGAAATGGCAAGTTTATCATTGAAGCACATCAATAAAGTCTATCCAAACGGATTTGAGGCGGTAAAAGATTTTAATCTTGAGATCGAAGATAAAGAATTTATCATCTTCGTAGGACCTTCAGGATGTGGAAAATCAACGACGCTCCGTATGGTAGCCGGCCTTGAGGATATTTCTTCCGGTGAACTGAAGATTGGGGATAAGGTTGTAAATGATGTAGAGCCAAAGGATAGAGATATCGCCATGGTATTCCAGAACTATGCGCTGTATCCACATATGACCGTATATGATAACATGGCTTTTGGTCTGAAATTGAGAAAAGTACCAAAAGATGAGATTGATAAGATGGTTCGTGAAGCCGCAAGGATCCTGGATCTGGAAGCTCTTCTGGACCGTAAGCCGAAGGCGTTGTCCGGCGGACAGAGACAGCGTGTTGCTATGGGACGCGCGATCGTTCGTAATCCTAAGGTATTCCTGATGGATGAGCCTCTTTCCAACCTGGACGCAAAACTGCGCGGCCAGATGCGTATTGAGATTTCCAAGCTGCATCAGAGACTGGGAACTACGATCATCTACGTAACACATGACCAGACAGAAGCTATGACGCTTGGTACCAGAATCGTTGTTATGAACGCCGGTGTTGTTCAGCAGGTAGACACGCCGCAGACACTGTACGATTATCCATGCAACCTGTTTGTGGCTGGATTTATCGGATCTCCGCAGATGAACTTTGTAGACGCGACCTGTAAAGTACAGGGCGATAAGGTATATCTGGTGGCTGGACCTTCCGAGATCGAACTGCCGGCAGCGAAGGCAAAGAAACTGATCGACGGCGGTTATGATGGAAAGACAGTCGTACTTGGAATCCGTCCGGAAGACGTACATGACGAGCCGGCATTCCTTCAAGCTTCTCCGAATACCGTAATTGAGGCGAAGATCCGTGTATATGAGATGCTTGGAGCAGAAGTATTCCTGTACTTTGACTATGAAGGCTCCAGCATGACGGCAAGAGTTGATCCAAGAACAACCGCAAGAACAGGCGACACCGTGAAATTTGCTCTGGATGCAGAGAAGATCCACGTATTCGACAAAGAGACAGAGCAGACGATCACAAACTAGGAAAGAGTTTAAGACAGAAAAGACAGCTCCCGGCAGAAATGCCGGGGGCTTTTTTCGTACATGGCGCTGCCAAAGGGCAATGACTGCCGCCCGCTTGCGGTATACGCGGAAACCGCTTGCCAGTAAACGGAATGTATGTTATACTCAGACCACTCAGATGACGATTCGAGTCATCCCTTATTTCAACCTGTGAAAGACAGGTCAGGCGGTTCTGCCAAATAAATCACATGAGTAGTAAAAAGGAAAAGAGGTGCTGCCCTTGAATGAATAAAACCATACAAATTTTGCGGACAAAGTTTGTATAGAAATACATAGATTTTCATCTTGTGAACCTAGGAATAAAAAGCTATAATAGGAAAACACAAAAGGAGACAGTGCCATGACAGAGGAAAGATTTATAGGAATTCTGGAAGAAAAACTAGATCAAAAACTAGAAGAAAAGCTGGAAAAAGTACTAGAGGAAAAGCTAGAAAAGGTATTAGAAGAAAAGTTAGAAAAGGTATTAGAGGAAAAGCTGGAAGAAAAATTAGAGCAAAAATTGGATCAGAAATTGGATCAGAAATTGGATCAGAAATTGGATGAAAAATTGTCCGGCTTGAAGGCAGACGTAGCAGATCTGAAGACGGACGTGTCCGGCTTGAAGGCAGACGTGGCAGGCCTGAAGACGGATGTGGCAGTTTTAAAGGCGGATGTAGCAGTGCTAAAGACGGATGTGGCGGAGTTGAAGACAGATGTGGCGGCACTAAAGACAGACGTGACGGTACTAAAGACGGACGTGGCGGAGTTGAAGACAGATATGGCGGATGTAAAAGCCCGTGTTACGGTACTTGAGGATGGTCAGGAGCATCTGCGGCGGGATCTCCATGATTTCCAGGTAATGGCGGAAAATGATATTCGGCATCCGGTCGCATTGCTGTGTGAAAATTTATATCCTACGTCGCAGGGATGGATCAAAAATGAAAAACGGCTGGCAAGTCTGGAAGACGATATGAAAGTAGTTAAACTGACGGTTCAGGAACATAGCCGCCAGCTGCAGGAAATAAGAGAAGGTTGATGTTATTATAGTGAGAAGCGGGACAGTTTCTGTAAAAAGAAAAGTCCCGCTCTTTTACTCTTTTGCGGCAATTCTAAACATGGACAGACTTTAGATCCTATGATAAAATGATTAAATGATACCGGAATTAAAAGGTATATGCCGGATGGGAGGAGTTCCAGTGCTGTCAAATCAGATATTGCACAAAACGGTGCAGGATATACGAGAGATCACGGGATTTGAGTGTTCCGTCTGGGATGTCCAGGGAAGCTGTCTTGTAAGGACCAATGAGAAAGCGATCGAAATGGAGAAATCAGTCAAAGATTTCTGCGCGGCTGGAAAAGAACAGCAGATCAGCGAAGAAGAGGGACTGTTTCTCATATGTGATGATCAAGAGCCGGCGTAT is part of the Lachnospiraceae bacterium KGMB03038 genome and encodes:
- a CDS encoding aminotransferase class V-fold PLP-dependent enzyme yields the protein MDTLYDKLRKYGESDHYGFHMPGHKRRPGIAGLEKLYQIDITEIEGFDDLHHAKGILKEAQERAAEVFHAEETHFLINGSTVGILSALAGVTKKGDTVLVARNCHKSVYHAVYMKELKPIYLYPSFDQKAGVNTQIAAKDVRAALKRHPEIRAVVIVSPTYEGVVSDVADIAREVHEKGIPLIVDEAHGAHFGFHPYFPENSNTKGADLVVHSLHKTLPSLTQTALLHINGPIVDRAEVRRYLDMLQTSSPSYVLMASIDYCIHQLETCGGKLWPPYVERLERLRKELAGLRRLKLVQRPDQDPSKLVIQGTGAGMNGRELYKLLLDKYQLQMEMAAGGYVLAMTSPGDTDEGMERLSRALFDIDEMSGLMYNASKPYSEVQYPRLEQVFTSAEAARRREGGHGRSISWEESEGAVSMEYAYLYPPGIPLIVPGERINAEAVEILKRRREQGFFVEGLEQDGRIEVWTNG
- the rsmI gene encoding 16S rRNA (cytidine(1402)-2'-O)-methyltransferase; this encodes MAGTLYLCATPIGNLEDISFRALRILKEADLIAAEDTRNSIKLLNHFEIKTPMTSYHEYNKIEKGRKLVERLQKGENIALITDAGTPGISDPGEELTAMCHEAGIQVTAVPGPAACVTALTISGLPTKRFAFEAFLPAEKKPRQNILEELKEETRTIVLYEAPHRLVKTLEALRDALGDRRMSLCRELTKKHEEVFQTTLEAAIERYREQQPKGEYVLVIQGKDQKEIQREREESWKEMDLKEHMDYYLRQGMEKKEAMKQVAKDRGVSKREIYRELL
- the ugpC gene encoding sn-glycerol-3-phosphate ABC transporter ATP-binding protein UgpC, with product MASLSLKHINKVYPNGFEAVKDFNLEIEDKEFIIFVGPSGCGKSTTLRMVAGLEDISSGELKIGDKVVNDVEPKDRDIAMVFQNYALYPHMTVYDNMAFGLKLRKVPKDEIDKMVREAARILDLEALLDRKPKALSGGQRQRVAMGRAIVRNPKVFLMDEPLSNLDAKLRGQMRIEISKLHQRLGTTIIYVTHDQTEAMTLGTRIVVMNAGVVQQVDTPQTLYDYPCNLFVAGFIGSPQMNFVDATCKVQGDKVYLVAGPSEIELPAAKAKKLIDGGYDGKTVVLGIRPEDVHDEPAFLQASPNTVIEAKIRVYEMLGAEVFLYFDYEGSSMTARVDPRTTARTGDTVKFALDAEKIHVFDKETEQTITN
- the holB gene encoding DNA polymerase III subunit delta': MGSFKNVVGHKDIIKYIQNAVTEDKVSHAYILNGERGSGKKMLANLFAATLLCERKGPDPCNECHSCIQAESGNHPDIIRVVHEKPGSISVDDIREQVNQTVSVKPYQGPYKVYIIPEADLMTVQAQNALLKTIEEPPEYVVILLLTENADLLLPTITSRCVMLKLRNIKDTLIKKYLMEKLEVPDYKADICTAFAQGNMGRAIMLAGSEHFNEIREEALQLLKYIHEMEMDEIIEAVNHITTYKLEINDYLDILMVWYRDVLMYKATKDVEKVVFKDQINVIKEQVKKSSYEGIELILESLEKAKTRLKANVNFELTMELLFLTIKEN
- a CDS encoding stage 0 sporulation family protein; translated protein: MTNIIGVRFRTAGKIYYFSPGKFNPKLGDKVIVETARGVEFGSVVLGPKEVEDSKITQPLKSVIRLATAEDVKKEEKNREKEKEAFGICLEKIRKHGLEMKLIDAEYTFDNNKVLFYFTADGRIDFRELVKDLASVFRTRIELRQIGVRDETKIRGGIGICGRPLCCHTYLTEFAPVSIKMAKEQNLSLNPTKISGVCGRLMCCLTNEEETYEELNSHLPSNGDHVITPEGLKGDVQAVNVLRQLVKVVVNLDNDEKEIREYKASELKFKPRRKKKDAKLSKEEMAQLKGLEEKNGKSKLDDA
- a CDS encoding tRNA1(Val) (adenine(37)-N6)-methyltransferase, which gives rise to MENQNWTTPDLKDGERVDDLQIKGYKIIQNPGRFCFGMDAVLLSSFAKVRKGERALDLGTGTGILPILLEAKNEGGSYVGLEIQKESADMAKRSVRLNHLEDRIQIVTGDIKEAAAVFGAASFAVITVNPPYMIGDHGLKNEKEALYIARHEVLCTLDDILRQSSKVLKDKGRFYMVHRPFRLPEILRKMWEYKLEPKRMQLVHPQIGKEPNMVLLEGVKGGNPRLKVEPPLIVYQEDGNYTPKLLEIYSQGIKNG
- a CDS encoding guanylate kinase, which codes for MGKIYYIMGKSSSGKDTMYKELQKRFPALKRVVLYTTRPVREGERDGVEYFFVSQERLEQFQREGRLIELRTYHTVCGDWKYATVDDGQIRLDEADYLMIGTLESYQKMKEYFGETVLVPIYIEVEDGERLSRALDRERRQMVPRYDELCRRFLADKEDFSEENLRKAGITRRYRNQDQLQCLEEIAEGIQYGKF